From Triticum urartu cultivar G1812 chromosome 2, Tu2.1, whole genome shotgun sequence, a single genomic window includes:
- the LOC125537470 gene encoding AP2-like ethylene-responsive transcription factor CRL5 isoform X2 produces the protein MTNNNGNGNGGSNAAASGWLGFSLSPHMDEHNHVQQQQQHQGLFYPSSVAAAYSLGSDVATGGYYSQLASMPLKSDGSLCIMEALRRTDQQDHHGPKLEDFLGAGQPAMALSLDNTSNFYYYSGGGGAGGQHGQSHGGGFLQQAYDVYGGPATASVLAADEDAAAATAMANWVQVARGATAYATAENVLSAAADRQQHLHHHPLALSMSSAGSLSSCVTAGAEYGGVVATVDGGRKRGGATAGQKQPVHHRKSIDTFGQRTSQYRGVTRHRWTGRYEAHLWDNSCKKEGQTRKGRQVYLGGYDMEEKAARAYDQAALKYWGPSTHINFPLEDYQQELEEMKNMTRQEYVAHLRRKSSGFSRGASMYRGVTRHHQHGRWQARIGRVSGNKDLYLGTFGTQEEAAEAYDIAAIKFRGLNAVTNFDITRYDVDKIMASNTLLPGELARRNKDANAAPLSLPAPDDCAASALVPVSTPGTDTGGSGQHRNQDVMSSGEAFSALHDLVTVDGHTPQGGNGARVHMSMSGASSLVTSLSNSREESPDRGGGLSMLFAKPPQQPATTTAASPKLMSTLAPLGSWASSARPAAVSIAHMPMFAAWSDA, from the exons ATGACCAACAACAACGGCAATGGGAATGGCGGCAGCAACGCGGCGGCGAGTGGCTGGCTGGGCTTCTcgctctcgccgcacatggacgAACACAACCAcgtgcagcagcagcaacaacaccAGGGCCTATTCTACCCCAGCTCCGTCGCCGCCGCCTACAGCCTCGGCAGCGACGTCGCCACCGGCGGGTACTATTCGCAGCTAGCCTCCATGCCTCTCAAGTCAGACGGCTCCCTCTGCATCATGGAAGCTCTACGCCGAACCGATCAACAAGATCACCACG GTCCGAAGCTGGAGGACTTTCTGGGCGCGGGGCAACCGGCGATGGCGCTGAGCCTGGACAACACCTCCAACTTCTATTACTACAGCGGCGGTGGCGGAGCAGGTGGGCAACACGGACAGAGCCACGGCGGCGGCTTCCTGCAGCAAGCATACGACGTGTACGGCGGGCCCGCAACGGCATCGGTGCTGGCGGCCGATGAGGACGCCGCGGCAGCCACGGCCATGGCGAACTGGGTGCAGGTCGCGCGCGGTGCCACCGCGTACGCCACAGCCGAGAACGTCTTGTCcgcggcggcggaccggcagcAGCATCTTCACCACCACCCTCTGGCACTCTCCATGAGCTCCGCCGGGTCGCTCTCCAGCTGCGTTACCGCGGGGGCCGAGTACGGCGGCGTCGTGGCGACGGTGGACGGCGGGCGAAAACGCGGTGGCGCGACGGCGGGGCAGAAGCAGCCGGTGCACCACCGCAAGTCCATCGACACGTTCGGGCAGCGCACGTCGCAGTACCGTGGCGTCACCAG GCATAGGTGGACGGGGCGGTATGAGGCGCACCTGTGGGACAACAGCTGCAAGAAGGAAGGCCAGACCAGGAAAGGGAGGCAAG TTTACCTCG GAGGGTATGACATGGAGGAGAAGGCGGCGAGAGCCTACGACCAGGCGGCGCTCAAGTACTGGGGGCCTTCCACCCATATCAACTTCCCG CTCGAGGACTACCAGCAGGAGCTGGAGGAGATGAAGAACATGACGAGGCAGGAGTACGTGGCACACCTTAGAAG GAAGAGCAGCGGCTTCTCGCGTGGCGCGTCCATGTACCGTGGCGTGACCCGGCACCACCAGCACGGGCGGTGGCAGGCGCGCATCGGCCGCGTCTCCGGCAACAAGGACCTCTATCTCGGCACTTTCG GCACCCAGGAGGAGGCCGCGGAGGCGTACGACATCGCCGCCATCAAGTTCCGGGGACTCAACGCCGTCACCAACTTCGACATCACCCGCTACGACGTCGACAAGATCATGGCCAGCAACACGCTCCTCCCGGGCGAGCTCGCCAGGCGCAACAAGGACGCCAACGCCGCGCCCCTGTCCCTCCCCGCCCCCGACGACTGCGCCGCCTCTGCCCTGGTGCCCGTGTCTACTCCGGGGACGGACACCGGCGGCAGCGGCCAGCACCGAAACCAGGACGTCATGTCCTCGGGCGAGGCCTTCTCGGCGCTGCACGACCTGGTCACCGTGGACGGCCACACCCCGCAGGGCGGCAACGGCGCGCGCGTGCACATGTCGATGTCGGGCGCATCGTCGCTGGTGACGAGCCTGAGCAACTCCCGCGAGGAGAGCCCAGACCGGGGCGGTGGCCTGTCTATGCTCTTCGCCAAGCCGCCGCAGCAGCCGGCCACGACAACGGCGGCGTCCCCGAAGCTGATGAGCACTCTGGCGCCGCTGGGTTCCTGGGCGTCGTCGGCGAGGCCGGCCGCCGTTTCCATCGCTCACATGCCCATGTTCGCCGCGTGGAGCGACGCATGA
- the LOC125537470 gene encoding AP2-like ethylene-responsive transcription factor CRL5 isoform X1, which yields MTNNNGNGNGGSNAAASGWLGFSLSPHMDEHNHVQQQQQHQGLFYPSSVAAAYSLGSDVATGGYYSQLASMPLKSDGSLCIMEALRRTDQQDHHGPKLEDFLGAGQPAMALSLDNTSNFYYYSGGGGAGGQHGQSHGGGFLQQAYDVYGGPATASVLAADEDAAAATAMANWVQVARGATAYATAENVLSAAADRQQHLHHHPLALSMSSAGSLSSCVTAGAEYGGVVATVDGGRKRGGATAGQKQPVHHRKSIDTFGQRTSQYRGVTSRHRWTGRYEAHLWDNSCKKEGQTRKGRQVYLGGYDMEEKAARAYDQAALKYWGPSTHINFPLEDYQQELEEMKNMTRQEYVAHLRRKSSGFSRGASMYRGVTRHHQHGRWQARIGRVSGNKDLYLGTFGTQEEAAEAYDIAAIKFRGLNAVTNFDITRYDVDKIMASNTLLPGELARRNKDANAAPLSLPAPDDCAASALVPVSTPGTDTGGSGQHRNQDVMSSGEAFSALHDLVTVDGHTPQGGNGARVHMSMSGASSLVTSLSNSREESPDRGGGLSMLFAKPPQQPATTTAASPKLMSTLAPLGSWASSARPAAVSIAHMPMFAAWSDA from the exons ATGACCAACAACAACGGCAATGGGAATGGCGGCAGCAACGCGGCGGCGAGTGGCTGGCTGGGCTTCTcgctctcgccgcacatggacgAACACAACCAcgtgcagcagcagcaacaacaccAGGGCCTATTCTACCCCAGCTCCGTCGCCGCCGCCTACAGCCTCGGCAGCGACGTCGCCACCGGCGGGTACTATTCGCAGCTAGCCTCCATGCCTCTCAAGTCAGACGGCTCCCTCTGCATCATGGAAGCTCTACGCCGAACCGATCAACAAGATCACCACG GTCCGAAGCTGGAGGACTTTCTGGGCGCGGGGCAACCGGCGATGGCGCTGAGCCTGGACAACACCTCCAACTTCTATTACTACAGCGGCGGTGGCGGAGCAGGTGGGCAACACGGACAGAGCCACGGCGGCGGCTTCCTGCAGCAAGCATACGACGTGTACGGCGGGCCCGCAACGGCATCGGTGCTGGCGGCCGATGAGGACGCCGCGGCAGCCACGGCCATGGCGAACTGGGTGCAGGTCGCGCGCGGTGCCACCGCGTACGCCACAGCCGAGAACGTCTTGTCcgcggcggcggaccggcagcAGCATCTTCACCACCACCCTCTGGCACTCTCCATGAGCTCCGCCGGGTCGCTCTCCAGCTGCGTTACCGCGGGGGCCGAGTACGGCGGCGTCGTGGCGACGGTGGACGGCGGGCGAAAACGCGGTGGCGCGACGGCGGGGCAGAAGCAGCCGGTGCACCACCGCAAGTCCATCGACACGTTCGGGCAGCGCACGTCGCAGTACCGTGGCGTCACCAG CAGGCATAGGTGGACGGGGCGGTATGAGGCGCACCTGTGGGACAACAGCTGCAAGAAGGAAGGCCAGACCAGGAAAGGGAGGCAAG TTTACCTCG GAGGGTATGACATGGAGGAGAAGGCGGCGAGAGCCTACGACCAGGCGGCGCTCAAGTACTGGGGGCCTTCCACCCATATCAACTTCCCG CTCGAGGACTACCAGCAGGAGCTGGAGGAGATGAAGAACATGACGAGGCAGGAGTACGTGGCACACCTTAGAAG GAAGAGCAGCGGCTTCTCGCGTGGCGCGTCCATGTACCGTGGCGTGACCCGGCACCACCAGCACGGGCGGTGGCAGGCGCGCATCGGCCGCGTCTCCGGCAACAAGGACCTCTATCTCGGCACTTTCG GCACCCAGGAGGAGGCCGCGGAGGCGTACGACATCGCCGCCATCAAGTTCCGGGGACTCAACGCCGTCACCAACTTCGACATCACCCGCTACGACGTCGACAAGATCATGGCCAGCAACACGCTCCTCCCGGGCGAGCTCGCCAGGCGCAACAAGGACGCCAACGCCGCGCCCCTGTCCCTCCCCGCCCCCGACGACTGCGCCGCCTCTGCCCTGGTGCCCGTGTCTACTCCGGGGACGGACACCGGCGGCAGCGGCCAGCACCGAAACCAGGACGTCATGTCCTCGGGCGAGGCCTTCTCGGCGCTGCACGACCTGGTCACCGTGGACGGCCACACCCCGCAGGGCGGCAACGGCGCGCGCGTGCACATGTCGATGTCGGGCGCATCGTCGCTGGTGACGAGCCTGAGCAACTCCCGCGAGGAGAGCCCAGACCGGGGCGGTGGCCTGTCTATGCTCTTCGCCAAGCCGCCGCAGCAGCCGGCCACGACAACGGCGGCGTCCCCGAAGCTGATGAGCACTCTGGCGCCGCTGGGTTCCTGGGCGTCGTCGGCGAGGCCGGCCGCCGTTTCCATCGCTCACATGCCCATGTTCGCCGCGTGGAGCGACGCATGA